One part of the Rutidosis leptorrhynchoides isolate AG116_Rl617_1_P2 chromosome 1, CSIRO_AGI_Rlap_v1, whole genome shotgun sequence genome encodes these proteins:
- the LOC139903546 gene encoding uncharacterized protein, with protein MLYGRKCRTPSCWLEAGEKQFANPEIVQQTAKKMAIALEKLKAARDQQKMYADPRRRPETFNVGEHVYLKASPWKGVIRFDKREKLAPRYIGPFRICQMLNDQTVVLDLPPELAVDDESKILPLQDLKGDSSKKLVEKPVRIIDRKVTKLRKKQISMVLMEWKHSLGTNLT; from the exons atgttgtatggtagaaagtgtcgaACTCCGTCGTGTTGGTTAgaggcaggtgagaaacaatttgcaaatCCAGAAATTGTGCAGCAGACTGCAAAAAAAATGGCTATCGCGCTTGAAAAGTTGAAAGCTGCTAGAGATCaacaaaagatgtatgcagatcctCGTCGACGACCAGAGACATTTAATGTGGGTGAACATGTGTATTTAAAAgcatcaccgtggaaaggtgtaattcggttTGACAAACGAGAAAAACTAGCTCCaaggtacattggtccttttagaaTCTGTCAAATGCTAAACGATCAAACTGTAGTGTTAGATCTTCCTCCAGAGTTAGCAG TGGACGACGAAAGTAAAATTCTTCCACTACAAGATCTGAAAGGAGATTCTAGTAAGAAATTGGTGGAAAAACCAGTGAGGATCATCGACAGAAAAGTGACTAAGTTGCGCAAGAAGCAGATCTCCATGGTGCTTATggaatggaagcatagtttaggcaccAATCTGACATAG